A section of the Humulus lupulus chromosome 2, drHumLupu1.1, whole genome shotgun sequence genome encodes:
- the LOC133819663 gene encoding uncharacterized protein LOC133819663 isoform X2, giving the protein MKNYTSRLLKAKDDISSHLSAQIFEFCDHELFPETLQNSDEVTSCSNCCYEENSSYAPNLSLPQDIEKFTGYADNNGNTSTAEAGSIPTATSTNTNTNTNTTNNSNNISIIFDSQEEMDNDISASIDFSPSPSFSVPQLILGTQQDQFDFSSIQPQISLADSVVDGFSVQYPVDSVGPLMSASLPSVFEEDCLSSVPSYVPLNPSSPSCSFLGPAMGTYLPSGAMNAAALSVDSSGIFNTSILMASELQPQELDYQGDTSGLYCTDTMQRVFNAGELQALGTESQKLMGGAGNSTSLTTDIPNMGDQTFKVGKLSVEQRKEKIHRYMKKRNERNFSKKIKYACRKTLADSRPRVRGRFAKNDDFGEIPRTTSGNHEEDDDEEVVVKEEDDMVDSSDIFAHISGVNSFKCNYPIQSWI; this is encoded by the exons ATGAAGAATTATACTTCTCGTTTGCTTAAAGCAAAG GACGATATTTCCAGCCACTTAAGTGCTCAGATTTTTGAGTTCTGTGATCATGAACTATTTCCTGAGACCCTTCAGAATTCTGATGAGGTTACTTCTTGCTCAAATTGTTGCTATGAAGAGAACTCATCCTATGCACCAAATCTATCACTGCCTCAGGATATTGAAAAGTTCACTGGCTATGCTGATAACAATGGCAACACTAGCACAGCCGAGGCTGGCTCGATCCCCACGGCCACTAGCACTAACACCAACACCAACACCAACACCACTAACAATAGTAACAATATCTCAATCATATTTGATTCACAAGAAGAAATGGACAATGACATATCAGCCTCAATTGACTTCTCTCCATCCCCTTCCTTTTCTGTCCCTCAATTAATCCTTGGAACTCAACAAGACCAATTTGATTTCTCTTCAATACAGCCACAGATATCATTGGCAGATTCTGTTGTTGATGGATTTTCAGTACAGTACCCTGTAGACTCAGTTGGCCCTCTTATGTCGGCTTCTTTGCCATCAGTTTTCGAAGAGGATTGCTTGTCTTCAGTGCCTTCTTATGTGCCTCTCAACCCTTCTTCTCCTTCCTGCTCTTTCCTTGGCCCTGCCATGGGAACATACTTGCCTTCAGGGGCCATGAATGCTGCTGCCTTGTCTGTTGACAGTTCTGGGATTTTCAATACCAGTATTCTCATGGCTTCTGAGCTGCAACCACAAGAGTTGGATTATCAAGGAGACACTTCTGGACTTTACTGTACTGATACTATGCAGAGGGTTTTCAATGCTGGTGAACTTCAG GCACTTGGTACTGAGTCTCAAAAATTGATGGGTGGAGCTGGGAATTCTACTTCTTTAACAACTGATATTCCAAATATGGGAGACCAAACATTCAAAGTAGGGAAGCTCTCAGTTgaacaaaggaaagaaaagatcCACAGATACATGAAGAAAAGGAATGAAAGGAACTTCAGCAAGAAAATCAAG TATGCCTGTCGAAAGACGCTTGCAGACAGCCGTCCTCGAGTTAGAGGAAGATTTGCCAAGAATGATGATTTTGGAGAGATCCCAAGAACTACTTCTGGCAATCATGAAGAGGATGATGATGAAGAA GTTGTTGTGAAAGAGGAGGATGATATGGTTGATTCCTCAGATATATTTGCTCATATTAGTGGAGTGAACTCCTTCAAGTGTAACTATCCCATTCAATCCTGGATTTGA
- the LOC133819663 gene encoding uncharacterized protein LOC133819663 isoform X1, with the protein MLQDVVHQPEMLPVADDISSHLSAQIFEFCDHELFPETLQNSDEVTSCSNCCYEENSSYAPNLSLPQDIEKFTGYADNNGNTSTAEAGSIPTATSTNTNTNTNTTNNSNNISIIFDSQEEMDNDISASIDFSPSPSFSVPQLILGTQQDQFDFSSIQPQISLADSVVDGFSVQYPVDSVGPLMSASLPSVFEEDCLSSVPSYVPLNPSSPSCSFLGPAMGTYLPSGAMNAAALSVDSSGIFNTSILMASELQPQELDYQGDTSGLYCTDTMQRVFNAGELQALGTESQKLMGGAGNSTSLTTDIPNMGDQTFKVGKLSVEQRKEKIHRYMKKRNERNFSKKIKYACRKTLADSRPRVRGRFAKNDDFGEIPRTTSGNHEEDDDEEVVVKEEDDMVDSSDIFAHISGVNSFKCNYPIQSWI; encoded by the exons ATGTTGCAGGACGTGGTTCATCAGCCGGAGATGCTTCCCGTTGCT GACGATATTTCCAGCCACTTAAGTGCTCAGATTTTTGAGTTCTGTGATCATGAACTATTTCCTGAGACCCTTCAGAATTCTGATGAGGTTACTTCTTGCTCAAATTGTTGCTATGAAGAGAACTCATCCTATGCACCAAATCTATCACTGCCTCAGGATATTGAAAAGTTCACTGGCTATGCTGATAACAATGGCAACACTAGCACAGCCGAGGCTGGCTCGATCCCCACGGCCACTAGCACTAACACCAACACCAACACCAACACCACTAACAATAGTAACAATATCTCAATCATATTTGATTCACAAGAAGAAATGGACAATGACATATCAGCCTCAATTGACTTCTCTCCATCCCCTTCCTTTTCTGTCCCTCAATTAATCCTTGGAACTCAACAAGACCAATTTGATTTCTCTTCAATACAGCCACAGATATCATTGGCAGATTCTGTTGTTGATGGATTTTCAGTACAGTACCCTGTAGACTCAGTTGGCCCTCTTATGTCGGCTTCTTTGCCATCAGTTTTCGAAGAGGATTGCTTGTCTTCAGTGCCTTCTTATGTGCCTCTCAACCCTTCTTCTCCTTCCTGCTCTTTCCTTGGCCCTGCCATGGGAACATACTTGCCTTCAGGGGCCATGAATGCTGCTGCCTTGTCTGTTGACAGTTCTGGGATTTTCAATACCAGTATTCTCATGGCTTCTGAGCTGCAACCACAAGAGTTGGATTATCAAGGAGACACTTCTGGACTTTACTGTACTGATACTATGCAGAGGGTTTTCAATGCTGGTGAACTTCAG GCACTTGGTACTGAGTCTCAAAAATTGATGGGTGGAGCTGGGAATTCTACTTCTTTAACAACTGATATTCCAAATATGGGAGACCAAACATTCAAAGTAGGGAAGCTCTCAGTTgaacaaaggaaagaaaagatcCACAGATACATGAAGAAAAGGAATGAAAGGAACTTCAGCAAGAAAATCAAG TATGCCTGTCGAAAGACGCTTGCAGACAGCCGTCCTCGAGTTAGAGGAAGATTTGCCAAGAATGATGATTTTGGAGAGATCCCAAGAACTACTTCTGGCAATCATGAAGAGGATGATGATGAAGAA GTTGTTGTGAAAGAGGAGGATGATATGGTTGATTCCTCAGATATATTTGCTCATATTAGTGGAGTGAACTCCTTCAAGTGTAACTATCCCATTCAATCCTGGATTTGA